A genomic region of Parambassis ranga chromosome 7, fParRan2.1, whole genome shotgun sequence contains the following coding sequences:
- the LOC114438638 gene encoding uncharacterized protein LOC114438638 has protein sequence MESDLNGTHGRVDRTLQLLCFQVVSALSSFTVMSGVGENCGCPAEAHDGADRGHVTEPACWAGESVLPVPRGPCPSNHEQRKKLVLHVDLNNTILVSDAVTAQGTVAALDYFLTTVTWGKMSKHGHWEWLSDSPSLLPPCSDAVSYYCQFGRVPGFTTAAGRRFRGILEEHLELLRWPDGVKGDKDLSVKGEDGRRYHWILPSFFQLLRDLAQEGREFAVLFRTFGTDLPRVLTAVSRALNEGAHPLFPDIPDLKLSVDMTPGKIRCSKRGIVLTRGEDRVSTRDGERDLYQYLSAVHGLGGFQDHFDWWAANTFSNRGGKPLWIDPFDQHVQHIFIDDNIRQNDEDTIVNPKVFLGPGGAETRTACTSELYDITLIQNDLLRAISDPSYFTQRVHICLENYERNLQQGAG, from the exons ATGGAGTCAGACCTGAATGGGACACATGGGCGAGTAGACAGAACGCTtcagttgttgtgttttcaggtcGTATCTGCCCTCTCTTCTTTTACCGTTATGTCGGGCGTCGGAGAGAATTGTGGATGTCCAGCTGAGGCACATGACGGAGCAGATAGGGGACATGTCACCGAGCCTGCGTGTTGGGCAGGTGAATCCGTGCTACCTGTCCCTCGGGGGCCCTGTCCCTCAAATCATGAGCAGAGAAAGAAGTTGGTCCTGCATGTCGATCTGAACAACACTATCCTGGTTTCGGACGCCGTGACGGCTCAGGGGACTGTAGCAGCTCTGGACTATTTCCTCACCACTGTCACCTGGGGGAAGATGAGCAAACACG GACACTGGGAGTGGCTGAGTGACTCGCCCTCCCTGCTGCCACCCTGCAGTGATGCTGTTAGTTACTACTGTCAGTTTGGACGGGTGCCTGGTTTCACTACTGCTGCTGGCCGGCGCTTTCGGGGAATCCTAGAGGAGCATCTGGAACTTCTCCGCTGGCCTGACGGTGTCAAG GGAGACAAAGACCTGTCTGTAAAGGGAGAAGATGGACGACGGTACCACTGGATCCTCCCCTCCTTCTTCCAGCTGCTGAGAGACCTGGCACAGGAGGGACGGGAGTTTGCCGTCCTGTTTCGTACATTTGGAACCGACCTACCTCGTGTGCTGACAGCGGTGTCCCGAGCGCTGAATGAAGGGGCTCATCCTCTGTTTCCTGATATTCCTGACCTGAAG TTAAGTGTGGACATGACTCCAGGCAAAATCCGATGCAGCAAGAGGGGAATCGTCCTGACCCGGGGTGAAGACAGAGTCTCCACTCGTGATGGAGAAAGAGACCTGTACCAGTACTTAAGCGCTGTCCATGGCCTGGGAGGCTTCCAGGACCACTTTGACTG GTGGGCTGCTAATACCTTCTCCAACCGTGGGGGGAAGCCATTGTGGATCGATCCATTCGATCAGCATGTTCAACACATCTTCATAGACGACAACATACGGCAGAACGATGAGGATACTATTGTTAATCCAAAG GTTTTCTTGGGCCCAGGTGGTGCTGAGACTCGTACAGCCTGCACCTCAGAGCTTTATGACATCACCTTGATCCAGAATGACCTCCTCCGAGCCATTTCTGATCCAAGCTACTTCACCCAGCGTGTCCACATATGCCTGGAAAACTATGAGAGGaatctccagcagggggcaggcTAG